A region from the Corynebacterium halotolerans YIM 70093 = DSM 44683 genome encodes:
- a CDS encoding amino acid permease, translating into MVDSPADPRSANPTTVIKRPGLKARHIHFIALGSAIGTGLFYGSAGAIQAAGPSVLLVYLLGGAVVYFMLRALGEMSVHHPVRGSFAVYTRAHLGGWSGYITGWMFAFEMMIVCLADLTAIAIYMKFWFPDSPQWIWVAVTLLIVGAANLASVRWFGELEFIFTIIKVTAVVGMILGGAAILAFGLGTDPATVGIDNLWNNGGFFPNGVGGMIAAFILVLFAFGGTEIIGVAGSEAEDPDKSVPKAVNTVPVRILLFYVGAIFVILALNPWQAITGEESPFVQIFSTLGVNWAAALLNVVVITAALSAINADLFGAGRVLTGLAKENLAPKAMGRVTKNGVPVMTTAILIAVLIIGVILNAVLPERVFVIVAALATFATVYVWLMILLAHVASRRHMDPAEVASLKFPVPLWPWGQYFAIAFILFTFGIMLWLDEYHLALGVGVGFLVLMTVLYYVTGRPQAIAPAPEVAPQETKA; encoded by the coding sequence GTGGTTGACTCCCCCGCCGACCCCCGGTCGGCCAATCCCACCACCGTGATCAAACGGCCGGGACTCAAGGCCCGCCACATCCACTTCATCGCCCTCGGCTCGGCGATCGGCACCGGCCTGTTCTACGGCTCGGCCGGCGCCATCCAGGCCGCCGGCCCCTCGGTCCTGCTGGTCTACCTGCTCGGCGGCGCGGTGGTCTACTTCATGCTGCGCGCCCTCGGCGAGATGTCCGTGCACCACCCCGTGCGCGGCTCCTTCGCCGTGTACACCCGCGCGCACCTGGGCGGGTGGTCCGGCTACATCACCGGCTGGATGTTCGCCTTCGAGATGATGATCGTGTGTCTGGCCGACCTGACGGCGATCGCCATCTACATGAAGTTCTGGTTCCCCGACTCCCCGCAGTGGATCTGGGTGGCCGTGACGCTGCTGATCGTCGGCGCGGCGAACCTGGCGAGCGTGCGCTGGTTCGGTGAGCTGGAGTTCATCTTCACCATCATCAAGGTCACCGCCGTGGTCGGCATGATCCTCGGCGGCGCCGCCATCCTCGCTTTCGGCCTGGGCACCGACCCGGCGACCGTGGGCATCGACAACCTCTGGAACAACGGCGGCTTCTTCCCCAACGGCGTCGGGGGCATGATCGCCGCGTTCATCCTGGTGCTCTTCGCCTTCGGCGGCACCGAGATCATCGGCGTGGCCGGCTCCGAGGCCGAGGACCCGGATAAGTCCGTGCCCAAAGCCGTCAACACCGTGCCCGTGCGCATCCTGCTGTTCTACGTCGGCGCCATCTTCGTGATCCTGGCGCTGAACCCCTGGCAGGCCATCACCGGCGAGGAGTCGCCCTTCGTCCAGATCTTCTCCACCCTGGGCGTGAACTGGGCGGCCGCCCTGCTCAACGTCGTGGTGATCACCGCGGCGCTGTCGGCCATCAACGCCGACCTCTTCGGTGCCGGCCGCGTGCTCACCGGCCTGGCCAAGGAGAATCTCGCCCCGAAGGCCATGGGCAGGGTGACCAAAAACGGTGTGCCCGTGATGACCACCGCCATCCTCATCGCCGTGCTGATCATCGGCGTCATCCTCAACGCCGTGCTGCCCGAGCGGGTCTTCGTCATCGTCGCCGCGCTGGCCACCTTCGCCACCGTCTACGTGTGGCTGATGATCCTGCTCGCGCACGTCGCCTCGCGGCGCCACATGGATCCGGCGGAGGTGGCCTCCCTGAAGTTCCCGGTCCCGCTGTGGCCCTGGGGGCAGTACTTCGCCATCGCGTTCATCCTCTTCACCTTCGGCATCATGCTCTGGCTGGATGAGTACCACCTGGCGCTCGGCGTGGGCGTGGGCTTCCTCGTGCTGATGACCGTGCTCTACTACGTCACCGGCCGACCGCAGGCGATCGCGCCGGCGCCCGAGGTGGCACCGCAGGAGACGAAGGCCTGA
- a CDS encoding DEAD/DEAH box helicase: protein MSITDNATGGVNEPDDFNLSESQETSQGDAAQAAAASEPLTVENLDVAAEAEQDTRDANTSEAAGSGTDNNPDNETDNETESQGFASLGLPGAVLDAVTKVGYETPSPIQAETIPVLMDGRDVVGLAQTGTGKTAAFALPVLARIDVAERSPQALVLAPTRELALQVADAFQSFADHLGDIHVLPIYGGQAYGIQLSGLRRGAQIIVGTPGRVIDHLEKGSLDISNLRFLVLDEADEMLNMGFQEDVERILADTPDEKQVALFSATMPNGIRRISKQYLNDPREITVKSETRTNTNITQRYLHVAHRNKLDAITRILEVTEFDAMIVFVRTKHETEEIAEKLRARGFSAAAINGDIAQNQRERTVDQLKNGRLDILVATDVAARGLDVERISHVLNYDIPHDTESYVHRIGRTGRAGRSGEAILFVTPRERRMLNSIERATNAPLDEMELPSVEDVNEARKAKFADSITQSLESRQLDIFRNLVKAYSEEHDVPLEDIAAALATQAQAGDDFLMKEPPPEKRRERRDRFDRDDRRGDRRDRGDRGSRFDRDGDFVTYRLAVGKRQHVRPGAIVGALANEGGLSSKDFGRITIAVDHTLVELPKDMPNSVLDKLSDTRISGELIKIERDSGGGRPPRRDRDDRGGRGGGRGGFRGRDRDDRGGRGGFRGGRDRDDRGGRGGFRGRDDRRGGGRGGWRD from the coding sequence ATGAGCATTACCGATAACGCCACCGGCGGCGTGAACGAGCCGGATGACTTTAATCTGTCGGAATCTCAGGAAACTTCGCAGGGTGACGCAGCGCAGGCTGCAGCCGCCTCCGAGCCGCTGACCGTCGAGAATCTCGACGTCGCAGCGGAGGCGGAACAGGACACCAGGGACGCGAACACTTCTGAGGCTGCCGGCTCCGGGACGGACAACAACCCGGACAACGAAACTGACAACGAAACCGAGAGCCAGGGTTTCGCCAGCCTCGGACTTCCCGGTGCCGTCCTCGACGCCGTGACGAAGGTCGGCTACGAGACACCCTCGCCCATCCAGGCCGAGACCATCCCCGTCCTCATGGACGGCCGCGACGTGGTCGGCCTGGCCCAGACCGGTACCGGCAAGACGGCGGCGTTCGCGCTGCCCGTCCTGGCGCGTATCGACGTCGCCGAGCGTTCCCCGCAGGCCCTGGTTCTCGCGCCGACGCGTGAGCTGGCCCTGCAGGTCGCCGACGCCTTCCAGTCCTTCGCCGACCACCTCGGCGACATCCACGTGCTGCCGATCTACGGCGGCCAGGCCTACGGCATCCAGCTCTCCGGCCTGCGCCGGGGCGCCCAGATCATCGTGGGCACCCCGGGCCGTGTGATCGACCACCTGGAGAAGGGCTCCCTGGACATCTCCAACCTGCGCTTCCTCGTCCTCGACGAGGCGGACGAGATGCTCAACATGGGCTTCCAGGAGGACGTCGAGCGCATCCTCGCGGACACCCCGGACGAGAAGCAGGTCGCCCTGTTCTCGGCGACCATGCCCAACGGCATCCGCCGGATCTCCAAGCAGTACCTCAACGACCCGCGTGAGATCACCGTCAAGTCCGAGACCCGGACCAACACGAACATCACGCAGCGCTACCTGCACGTGGCGCACCGCAACAAGCTGGACGCGATCACCCGCATCCTCGAGGTCACCGAGTTCGACGCGATGATCGTCTTCGTGCGCACCAAGCACGAGACCGAGGAGATCGCCGAGAAGCTGCGTGCCCGCGGGTTCTCCGCCGCCGCCATCAACGGCGACATCGCGCAGAACCAGCGTGAGCGCACCGTCGACCAGCTCAAGAACGGACGCCTGGACATCCTGGTGGCCACCGATGTCGCCGCCCGCGGCCTCGATGTCGAGCGCATCTCCCACGTGCTCAACTACGACATCCCGCACGACACCGAGTCGTACGTCCACCGCATCGGCCGCACCGGCCGCGCGGGCCGCTCGGGCGAGGCGATCCTGTTCGTCACCCCGCGTGAGCGCCGCATGCTCAACTCCATCGAGCGCGCCACCAACGCACCGCTCGACGAGATGGAGCTGCCCTCGGTCGAGGACGTCAACGAGGCCCGCAAGGCCAAGTTCGCCGACTCGATCACCCAGTCGCTGGAGTCGAGGCAGCTCGACATCTTCCGCAATCTGGTCAAGGCCTACTCCGAGGAGCACGACGTCCCGCTGGAGGACATTGCCGCCGCCCTGGCCACCCAGGCCCAGGCCGGCGACGACTTCCTCATGAAGGAGCCGCCGCCGGAGAAGCGCCGCGAGCGTCGCGACCGCTTCGACCGGGACGACCGCCGTGGTGACCGTCGGGACCGTGGTGACCGTGGTTCCCGCTTCGACCGGGACGGCGACTTCGTCACCTACCGCCTGGCCGTGGGCAAGCGTCAGCACGTGCGCCCGGGTGCCATCGTCGGTGCGCTGGCCAACGAGGGCGGCCTGTCCTCGAAGGACTTCGGCCGCATCACCATCGCCGTCGACCACACCCTGGTCGAGCTGCCGAAGGACATGCCGAACTCGGTGCTGGACAAGCTGTCCGACACCCGCATCTCCGGCGAGCTGATCAAGATCGAGCGCGACTCGGGCGGCGGACGCCCGCCGCGCCGTGACCGTGACGACCGTGGTGGCCGCGGCGGCGGACGCGGTGGCTTCCGCGGCCGGGATCGTGACGACCGTGGTGGTCGTGGCGGTTTCCGTGGTGGACGTGACCGTGATGATCGCGGTGGCCGCGGTGGTTTCCGTGGCCGTGACGACCGACGTGGCGGTGGCCGCGGCGGTTGGCGCGACTAG
- a CDS encoding HNH endonuclease family protein — MRPFRVYLTALVCATILVAGLEVAPHLAPREEPGLPRLPVLLADIRPVPQRARVLGYERTEFGAGWATVGACTVREHILITQLADTAADTAGGGCTVTTGRGRDPYTGEEIVLGPAATAVEIDHILPLSAAWDLGAHAWDPATRLAFANDPLNLLVTTREANRDKSDYLPAAWLPPDPAARCWYARRLALVAQRYALPLPREDLSAMRAACRLSGLLR; from the coding sequence GTGAGGCCTTTTCGCGTCTACCTGACCGCACTCGTCTGCGCCACCATCCTCGTCGCCGGCCTCGAGGTGGCCCCGCACCTCGCCCCGCGCGAGGAGCCCGGCCTGCCGCGCCTGCCGGTCCTGCTCGCCGACATCCGCCCCGTCCCCCAGCGGGCCCGCGTCCTCGGCTACGAGCGCACCGAATTCGGTGCCGGCTGGGCGACGGTGGGCGCGTGCACCGTGCGCGAACACATCCTGATCACCCAGCTTGCCGACACCGCGGCGGACACCGCCGGCGGCGGCTGCACCGTCACCACCGGCCGCGGTCGGGATCCCTACACGGGTGAAGAGATCGTCCTCGGTCCCGCGGCGACCGCCGTGGAGATCGACCACATCCTCCCACTGTCCGCCGCGTGGGATCTCGGGGCGCACGCCTGGGACCCGGCCACCCGGCTGGCCTTCGCCAACGATCCGCTCAACCTGCTGGTGACCACGCGGGAGGCCAACCGCGACAAGTCAGACTACCTGCCAGCGGCCTGGTTGCCCCCGGATCCCGCCGCGCGGTGCTGGTACGCCCGCCGCCTCGCGCTCGTGGCCCAGCGCTACGCCCTGCCACTGCCACGGGAGGACCTGTCGGCGATGCGGGCCGCCTGCCGCCTGAGCGGGCTACTCCGCTGA
- the putP gene encoding sodium/proline symporter PutP codes for MSETTWFIIAIIIYMAAMLAIGYWSYTKTDKYDDYVLAGRGLHPFVAAMSAGASDMSGWLLMGLPGALFVTGLSELWIAIGLLVGAWANWKWVAPRLRSYSEIANNSITLPSFFENRLRDRTRALRVASSLIIILFFTFYVSSGMVSGGRYFEATFGGDYLTGMLIVAAVTVAYTFVGGFLAVSYTDTVQGIIMFASLIIVPVMALIALDNPSDIFSWAENNDYGPWLEEAGAGNPTYFNMIAGVSAAAIIGNLAWGLGYFGQPHIVVRFMALRTPSEAKQGRWYGIGWMLLCIIGATFVAMIGTVYFSQNPDITITDQAAFETIFLDMGRILFHPLIAGLLLTAVLAAIMSTMSSQLLVVSSSLIEDLYKIVAKRLPSEQVLINLSRTAVVVVAIIGGVLAVSPNDSILGLVGFAWAGFGSAFGPLMLAALYWKRLNAAGALAGMVTGAVVSFSWGQFGGSDIIYEMVPGFLSSAIVMVAVTLLTNGPKPEVEEEFEQASKLARYTEKHQDMEIETAAEKVTQGEI; via the coding sequence GTGTCAGAGACAACCTGGTTCATCATTGCCATCATCATCTACATGGCGGCAATGCTGGCCATCGGATACTGGAGTTACACCAAGACCGACAAGTACGACGACTACGTGCTCGCCGGCCGTGGCCTGCACCCGTTCGTCGCCGCCATGTCGGCCGGCGCCTCGGACATGTCGGGCTGGCTGCTCATGGGCCTGCCCGGCGCCCTGTTCGTCACCGGTCTGTCGGAACTGTGGATCGCCATCGGCCTGCTCGTCGGCGCCTGGGCGAACTGGAAGTGGGTGGCACCCCGCCTGCGCTCCTACTCGGAGATCGCCAACAACTCGATCACCCTGCCGAGCTTCTTCGAGAACCGGCTGCGCGACCGGACACGTGCACTGCGCGTGGCCTCCTCGCTCATCATCATCCTGTTCTTCACCTTCTACGTCTCCTCCGGCATGGTCTCCGGCGGCCGCTACTTCGAGGCCACCTTCGGCGGCGACTACCTCACCGGCATGCTCATCGTCGCGGCCGTGACCGTCGCCTACACCTTCGTCGGCGGCTTCCTGGCCGTGTCCTACACCGACACCGTGCAGGGCATCATCATGTTCGCCTCGCTGATCATCGTGCCCGTCATGGCGCTGATCGCCCTGGACAACCCGTCGGACATCTTCTCCTGGGCCGAGAACAACGACTACGGCCCCTGGCTCGAGGAGGCCGGCGCAGGTAACCCGACCTACTTCAACATGATCGCCGGCGTCTCCGCGGCCGCCATCATCGGCAATCTGGCCTGGGGTCTGGGCTATTTCGGCCAGCCGCACATCGTGGTGCGCTTCATGGCCCTGCGCACCCCCTCCGAGGCCAAGCAGGGCCGCTGGTACGGCATCGGCTGGATGCTCCTGTGCATCATCGGCGCCACCTTCGTCGCGATGATCGGCACCGTCTACTTCTCCCAGAACCCGGACATCACCATCACCGACCAGGCCGCGTTCGAGACGATCTTCCTCGACATGGGCCGGATCCTGTTCCACCCGCTGATCGCCGGCCTGCTGCTGACCGCGGTGCTCGCGGCCATCATGTCCACGATGTCCTCCCAGCTGCTGGTCGTGTCCTCCTCGCTGATCGAGGACCTGTACAAGATCGTGGCCAAGCGGTTGCCGAGCGAGCAGGTGCTGATCAACCTCTCCCGTACCGCGGTCGTGGTGGTCGCCATCATCGGCGGTGTCCTGGCGGTCAGCCCGAACGACTCCATTCTCGGACTCGTCGGCTTCGCGTGGGCCGGCTTCGGCTCCGCGTTCGGCCCCCTGATGCTGGCCGCCCTCTACTGGAAGCGCCTGAACGCCGCCGGTGCGCTCGCCGGCATGGTCACCGGTGCCGTCGTGTCCTTCTCCTGGGGACAGTTCGGCGGTTCGGACATCATCTACGAGATGGTCCCGGGCTTCCTCTCCTCCGCCATCGTCATGGTCGCGGTCACCCTGCTGACCAACGGCCCGAAGCCCGAGGTCGAGGAGGAGTTCGAACAGGCCTCGAAGCTGGCCAGGTACACCGAGAAGCACCAGGACATGGAGATCGAGACCGCCGCCGAGAAGGTCACCCAGGGCGAGATCTAG
- a CDS encoding DEAD/DEAH box helicase, translated as MPSFLLHGLWMPGSGLHLWIEQVEGHRIVLPSSVPDGTFPPATHSLLDDRRFRRKLRVKLRTPKGRQVQLVIPTAVFTPEQAVATLSQLAFLDGPGPAATTTQRAAIAPDLMWLIRMYTGLTRFVRAGRVTLKLGYEDDQWWPQWQLASGLGERGWLAEMVAAAPGVLTANNRGLSEDIADTFVHWIAAAQLQDLVDVTRPYPWHDFAHSLLTSSPLRRGGAGLLNKLNEWKDSITSVDLQLVFIVEQPPADSGYQDPEDSTWPVRVQVRSGTDSPRPIRVEELDRGSVEKLRASHRRAIGITELLDPVAHPKRTTDFSEAEGDWDVHLSTAEIVDFISRDVARVQAGGFTVMLPKAWSAYETKARLETTEVSDPAVAATRTNIGLDQLVEYNWRMSVGDVELTDEEMTELVNSKSGLIRLRGEWVMADTSALTKIADYMEELAASSRKRRRAELEKAAAAAERARAEEQPGWELLIADVEKRREEFNRNFAGAEGSGEVTVAELRQLALEAMAEEPVEFTGSQWFTSLLGGTETPAPERVAIPDTVHADLREYQRRGVDWLYWMSRNNLGAVLADDMGLGKTLQLLAVLAVERERCEAAGPTLVVAPTSVVGNWAREAAKFVPGLRVAVHHGTERLHGEALDEAIGETDLVVTSYGVVGRDFSELGKIDWDRVVLDEAQAIKNSSTRSSKAVRSLPSRHRVALTGTPVENRLSEMRSILDFCNPGVLGSTSFFRNHFAKAIEREHDEEMTERLRRLTAPFILRRLKTDPAIIDDLPEKNEEILTVTMTSEQAALYKALVDDVQLRLENTEGIARRGLVLATITRIKQICNHPAHYLGDASAVTAKGRHRSGKVRELMRLIDEAVETDQRMLIFTQYKAFGDLLQPYLSDRLGERIPFLHGGVTKTGRDKMVAEFQAGDGPRAMILSLKAGGTGLNLTAASMVVHMDRWWNPAVENQATDRAFRIGQLKNVDVYKMITAGTMEESIQDILDGKTDLAGAVVGEGEGWLTELDPEQLAQLMSYRGREK; from the coding sequence ATGCCTTCTTTCCTCCTGCACGGTCTGTGGATGCCGGGTTCCGGCCTTCACCTGTGGATTGAGCAGGTGGAGGGACACCGGATCGTGCTGCCGTCCTCGGTGCCGGACGGCACCTTCCCGCCGGCCACCCACTCGCTGCTGGACGACCGGCGCTTCCGCCGCAAGCTGCGGGTCAAGCTGCGCACCCCGAAGGGCCGGCAGGTGCAGCTGGTCATCCCCACCGCCGTGTTCACCCCGGAGCAGGCCGTGGCCACGCTGTCCCAGCTGGCCTTCCTCGACGGCCCCGGGCCCGCGGCGACCACCACCCAGCGCGCGGCCATCGCGCCGGATCTGATGTGGCTGATCCGCATGTACACCGGATTGACCAGATTCGTCCGCGCCGGGCGTGTGACCCTCAAGCTCGGCTACGAGGACGACCAGTGGTGGCCGCAGTGGCAGCTGGCCTCCGGGCTGGGGGAGCGCGGCTGGCTCGCGGAGATGGTCGCCGCCGCCCCCGGCGTGCTCACCGCCAACAACCGGGGCCTGAGCGAGGACATCGCCGACACCTTCGTCCACTGGATCGCCGCCGCCCAGTTGCAGGATCTGGTCGACGTCACCCGCCCGTACCCGTGGCACGACTTCGCCCACTCGCTGCTGACCTCATCGCCGCTGCGCCGGGGTGGGGCGGGCCTGCTCAACAAGCTCAACGAGTGGAAGGACTCGATCACCTCGGTCGACCTGCAGCTCGTGTTCATCGTCGAACAGCCCCCGGCCGACAGCGGGTACCAGGATCCCGAGGACTCCACGTGGCCGGTGCGCGTCCAGGTCCGCTCCGGCACTGACAGCCCCCGGCCCATCCGGGTCGAGGAGCTCGACCGTGGCAGCGTGGAGAAACTCCGCGCCTCCCACCGCCGGGCGATCGGGATCACCGAGCTGCTGGATCCGGTCGCCCACCCCAAACGCACGACCGACTTTTCAGAGGCCGAGGGCGACTGGGACGTCCACCTGTCCACCGCGGAGATCGTCGACTTCATCTCGCGGGACGTGGCCCGGGTCCAGGCGGGCGGGTTCACCGTCATGCTGCCCAAGGCGTGGTCGGCCTACGAGACGAAGGCCCGGCTGGAGACCACGGAGGTCTCCGACCCGGCCGTGGCCGCCACCCGCACCAATATCGGGCTCGATCAGCTCGTCGAGTACAACTGGCGGATGTCCGTCGGTGACGTCGAGCTGACCGACGAGGAGATGACCGAGCTGGTCAACTCCAAGTCCGGGCTCATCCGCCTGCGCGGCGAGTGGGTCATGGCGGACACCTCCGCGCTGACGAAGATCGCCGACTACATGGAGGAGCTCGCCGCCTCCTCCCGCAAACGACGCCGCGCCGAACTCGAGAAGGCCGCCGCCGCGGCCGAGCGGGCGCGAGCCGAGGAGCAGCCGGGCTGGGAGCTGCTCATCGCGGACGTCGAGAAGCGCCGCGAGGAGTTCAACCGCAACTTCGCCGGCGCGGAGGGCTCCGGGGAGGTCACCGTCGCCGAACTGCGCCAGCTCGCCCTGGAGGCCATGGCCGAGGAACCGGTGGAGTTCACCGGCTCGCAGTGGTTCACCTCGTTACTCGGCGGGACGGAGACGCCCGCGCCCGAGCGCGTGGCCATTCCCGACACCGTGCACGCCGACCTGCGCGAGTACCAGCGCCGCGGGGTGGACTGGCTGTACTGGATGTCGCGCAACAACCTCGGCGCGGTGCTCGCCGACGACATGGGCCTGGGCAAGACGCTCCAGCTGCTGGCGGTGCTCGCCGTTGAACGCGAGCGCTGCGAGGCCGCCGGACCGACGCTCGTCGTCGCGCCGACCTCGGTGGTGGGCAACTGGGCCCGCGAGGCCGCGAAATTCGTGCCCGGGCTGCGCGTGGCCGTCCACCACGGCACCGAGCGGCTGCACGGCGAGGCGCTGGACGAGGCGATCGGGGAGACCGACCTGGTGGTCACCAGCTACGGCGTGGTCGGCCGCGACTTCTCGGAGCTGGGCAAAATCGACTGGGACCGCGTGGTCCTGGATGAGGCCCAGGCGATCAAGAACTCCTCGACGCGCTCGTCGAAGGCGGTGCGCTCGCTGCCCAGCCGCCACCGCGTCGCCCTGACCGGCACCCCGGTGGAGAACCGGCTGTCCGAGATGCGCTCCATCCTCGACTTCTGCAACCCCGGCGTGCTCGGCTCCACGAGCTTCTTCCGCAACCACTTCGCCAAGGCCATCGAGCGCGAGCACGACGAGGAGATGACCGAACGCCTGCGGCGGCTGACGGCCCCGTTCATCCTGCGGCGCCTGAAGACGGACCCGGCGATCATCGACGACCTGCCGGAGAAGAACGAGGAGATTCTCACCGTCACCATGACCTCCGAGCAGGCCGCCCTGTACAAGGCGCTGGTCGACGACGTGCAGCTGCGCCTGGAGAACACCGAGGGCATCGCCCGGCGTGGACTGGTGCTGGCCACGATCACCCGCATCAAGCAGATCTGCAACCACCCGGCCCACTACCTGGGCGACGCCTCCGCGGTGACCGCCAAGGGCCGCCACCGCTCGGGCAAGGTCAGGGAACTCATGCGGCTGATCGACGAGGCCGTGGAGACCGACCAGCGGATGCTGATCTTCACCCAGTACAAAGCCTTCGGCGACCTGCTCCAGCCCTACCTGTCCGACCGGTTGGGCGAGCGCATCCCCTTCCTGCACGGCGGGGTGACCAAGACCGGGCGCGATAAGATGGTCGCGGAGTTCCAGGCCGGGGACGGGCCGCGGGCGATGATCCTCTCGCTCAAGGCCGGTGGCACGGGCCTGAACCTGACGGCGGCGTCGATGGTGGTGCACATGGACCGCTGGTGGAACCCGGCGGTGGAGAACCAGGCCACCGACCGCGCCTTCCGCATCGGGCAGTTGAAGAACGTGGACGTGTACAAGATGATCACCGCGGGCACGATGGAGGAGTCCATCCAGGACATCCTCGACGGCAAGACCGACCTCGCCGGCGCGGTCGTCGGCGAGGGCGAGGGCTGGCTCACCGAGCTCGACCCGGAGCAGCTGGCCCAGCTGATGAGCTACCGGGGAAGGGAGAAGTAG
- a CDS encoding tautomerase family protein, producing MPSYAVSSRAGLIDQERRAAVADLLTTLHRDIAVAPRYLVQVIFNDLDAGALFLAGREAPEGHVWIHADIRSGRTAQQKTDLLEQITSKVADVLELPPEHVWVYVNEIPGENMTEYGKLLPEPGKEEEWFATLPQSLQEELSDLR from the coding sequence ATGCCCAGTTATGCCGTCTCGTCCCGTGCCGGGCTGATTGACCAGGAACGCCGCGCGGCGGTGGCGGACCTGTTGACCACTCTCCACCGCGACATAGCCGTCGCCCCGCGCTACCTGGTCCAGGTCATCTTCAATGACCTGGATGCAGGGGCACTTTTCCTGGCCGGACGGGAGGCCCCCGAAGGGCATGTCTGGATCCACGCCGACATCCGCTCCGGGCGCACCGCGCAGCAAAAGACGGATCTCTTGGAGCAGATCACCTCGAAGGTCGCTGATGTGCTGGAGCTTCCTCCCGAGCATGTGTGGGTCTACGTCAATGAGATCCCCGGTGAGAACATGACCGAATACGGCAAGCTCCTGCCGGAGCCGGGCAAGGAAGAGGAATGGTTCGCCACGCTTCCGCAATCACTGCAGGAAGAACTGTCTGACCTGCGGTGA
- a CDS encoding DUF305 domain-containing protein produces MKRTTTLAALTLTSTLALAACGNDTGGDNGDSTTGTATDTATSAPATTDEGDTATETTTTGTGGEISAEHNDADVMFAQMMIPHHQQAVEMSEILLAKDNIPTEVADFAQGVIDAQGPEIDRMNAMLEAWGEQPVTGSSGMGGMDHGEMGGMSGMMTEEDLAALENAQGTEAARLYLEQMTAHHEGAVDMARDEVNDGQNPQAVALAEQVIEDQEAEIAEMEQMLQNL; encoded by the coding sequence ATGAAGCGCACCACCACTCTCGCCGCCCTCACCCTGACCTCCACCCTGGCCCTGGCCGCCTGCGGCAATGACACCGGAGGAGACAACGGGGATTCGACCACCGGTACGGCCACTGACACCGCCACCTCCGCCCCGGCCACCACCGATGAAGGTGACACCGCCACCGAGACCACCACGACCGGGACGGGCGGGGAGATCTCCGCCGAGCACAACGACGCCGACGTGATGTTCGCGCAGATGATGATCCCCCATCACCAGCAGGCCGTGGAGATGAGCGAGATTCTGCTGGCCAAGGACAACATCCCGACCGAGGTCGCTGACTTCGCCCAGGGTGTTATCGACGCCCAGGGCCCCGAGATCGACCGGATGAACGCCATGCTCGAGGCGTGGGGTGAGCAGCCGGTCACCGGATCCTCTGGCATGGGTGGGATGGATCACGGCGAGATGGGTGGCATGAGCGGGATGATGACCGAGGAGGACCTGGCGGCCCTGGAGAACGCCCAAGGTACGGAGGCGGCCCGGCTCTACCTGGAACAGATGACCGCCCACCACGAAGGCGCCGTCGACATGGCCCGCGATGAGGTCAATGACGGCCAGAACCCGCAGGCCGTGGCCCTGGCTGAGCAGGTCATTGAAGACCAGGAAGCCGAGATCGCCGAAATGGAGCAGATGCTCCAGAACCTGTAA